TGAAAAACAACAAGAAAAACTCGCAGGCCTATTTCAGGATTTCACTGTTTTTGTCACGATTACCAAACAATTGCAAAACAGTCACGCAGTAAATCAACAAGCAGCTGAAAATTTTTCTTGGGATAACATCTAAAGCAGGGTTATTTTAGTTTAACTATTTAAAAGCATAAAGGAGTCTTTGCTATGAAAATCGTCGGTATTGTCGGATCAAATGCAGATCTTTCTTATAACCGTCTTTTGTTAAAATTTATTGGTAAAAAATTTGGTCATTTATTTGACTTTGAGTTGTTGGAAATCACCGATGTTCCCTTATTTAATCAAAGCCAGGATGCAACAAATAGTCCAGCTATTCAAAAATTAAATCACAAAATTAAAATGGCAGATGGTGTAATTATCGCAACTCCAGAACACAACCACACTATTCCGGCTGCTTTAAAAAGTGTGCTTGAATGGTTATCTTTTAAAATTCATCCCCTTGAAAATAAACCGGTTATGATCGTGGGAGCTTCTTATTATGACCAAGGTTCTTCCCGGGCACAACTACATTTACGTCAAATATTAGATGCGCCTGGTGTCAATGCGATTGTTATGCCAGGAAATGAATTCTTATTGGGAAAAGTAAAAAATGCTTTTGATGAAAATGATAATTTGAAAGATCAAGGAACAATTGATTTTCTTGGGAGCACATTGGAAAAATTTCTTCAATTTGTCAATGTCACGGCTTTATTAAATCCTAAGCCCAAAGCAGAACCAGAAGATTTATATGCAACTGGTAAAATTGACACAACAATTGAAGGTGCCGATATGTGGGCAGATGACTGGTTGGAACAAGCGACAGCAATCGTTGAACCTGCAGTAGGTCGTGATTATGTTAAATTAGACCGGGGACTTTTAACCGTGGATCAATTGAATTATTTCTTAGATTCGATGCCGATGGAATTAACCTATGCCGATAGCAACAATCAATTTTTATATTATAACCAAAAAAAGCCCGCTAATGAGATGTTAGCGCCGCGCGTGCCAGGCCAAGTGGGAAATCCATTGGCAAAATGTCATCCAGAAAAAGCTTATCAGAATGTCGAATGGGTAATTCAACAATTGCGCTCAGGTGCCACCGATGTCGTTCGCGTACACGTTCCAAAACAAATGCCTGAAAAATATATTGTTCATAATTATCAAGCTATGCATGATAAACAAGGCAATTATATGGGAATTAATGAATATATTTTAGACTTTAAGCCAATTGTCGAATGGTACTTGCAACAAACGGGGCAAAAATTAGTTGGCGATGTCGACGGCGTAACTAGTGCTTCTAAAAAAAATGAAACACCTGCAGTTGACGGCGTCTCCAGTGCTTCTAAAAAAGACGCAGCGTCTGCAGTAAGTGCTGTAACACCAACACCTGCAGTTGATGGTATCTCTAGCGCTTCTAAAAAGGATTAGTAAAAACAAACGATACTAAAAAACACTAAAGACTAGATTCGCAATCTGATTTTTAGTGTTTTTTTTGTAGGTTAAAACAAATGATTTTTTTCAAGGTTATCATTATTACAGTAGTTTTTTTATATATTGTGATAAAATTAATTTATTGAAATGTTAGCGGTTAATTTTGGTTATG
The DNA window shown above is from Enterococcus montenegrensis and carries:
- a CDS encoding NAD(P)H-dependent oxidoreductase, with the translated sequence MKIVGIVGSNADLSYNRLLLKFIGKKFGHLFDFELLEITDVPLFNQSQDATNSPAIQKLNHKIKMADGVIIATPEHNHTIPAALKSVLEWLSFKIHPLENKPVMIVGASYYDQGSSRAQLHLRQILDAPGVNAIVMPGNEFLLGKVKNAFDENDNLKDQGTIDFLGSTLEKFLQFVNVTALLNPKPKAEPEDLYATGKIDTTIEGADMWADDWLEQATAIVEPAVGRDYVKLDRGLLTVDQLNYFLDSMPMELTYADSNNQFLYYNQKKPANEMLAPRVPGQVGNPLAKCHPEKAYQNVEWVIQQLRSGATDVVRVHVPKQMPEKYIVHNYQAMHDKQGNYMGINEYILDFKPIVEWYLQQTGQKLVGDVDGVTSASKKNETPAVDGVSSASKKDAASAVSAVTPTPAVDGISSASKKD